In one window of Candidatus Hydrogenedentota bacterium DNA:
- a CDS encoding type II secretion system F family protein: MADEAEHKDEITEAEAAPPTGEAPADDAPPAAKKKAAAKKAPAKKAVAAKKAAAKPIGKKAPMKKLDVKTLADELKAPAAEAPAPAAKAEEKPALVKAAAVKPGGAKAASGKRVALDDAGGPAASATYMRRVPRSQVTDFLRQLIMLLRAGTPILRSLQTLSKRSSNRATRALIADITQYVEAGNPLWQAFDRHNRYFDRVFVNLIRASEASGTLVTVLQRLVSYRTKRELLNKRVMGAMLYPVLLILACTAVLWLLTNIVVPEFKDIFLKAGIQYGAMTQTVFNISDIVAIYWWTPYAAVVAILVLYAIAVKKSPTAKMLFDNLKIRLPIVGEILHKGALVDLNRTMALLIRSGVSMMQTLELTRSAVRNLYVADSLKDVRDSIERGGGMEGPLRKHSAAIPPVMTDMLVTGEDAGRVDEIADQIADIYEEEVEIKTQTLGEALQPIFTVLVGVAVIVLFIALFLPLITSMDQLAGSAGV, from the coding sequence ATGGCCGACGAAGCCGAACACAAGGACGAGATCACCGAAGCGGAGGCCGCGCCGCCGACCGGCGAGGCGCCCGCGGACGACGCGCCGCCCGCCGCCAAGAAGAAGGCCGCGGCGAAGAAGGCGCCGGCCAAGAAGGCGGTGGCGGCGAAGAAAGCCGCCGCCAAGCCGATTGGCAAGAAGGCGCCGATGAAGAAACTGGACGTGAAGACGCTGGCGGACGAGTTGAAGGCTCCGGCGGCGGAGGCTCCGGCCCCGGCCGCGAAGGCGGAGGAGAAGCCGGCGTTGGTGAAGGCGGCGGCGGTGAAGCCGGGTGGCGCGAAGGCGGCATCGGGCAAGCGCGTGGCGCTGGACGACGCGGGCGGCCCCGCCGCGAGCGCGACGTATATGCGCCGGGTTCCCCGCAGCCAGGTGACGGACTTTCTCCGTCAGCTTATCATGCTGTTGCGGGCGGGCACGCCGATTCTGCGATCGTTGCAGACGCTGTCCAAGCGGAGTTCGAACCGCGCGACGCGGGCGCTTATTGCGGACATCACGCAGTATGTGGAGGCGGGCAACCCGCTCTGGCAGGCCTTTGACCGGCACAACCGCTACTTTGATCGGGTGTTTGTGAACCTGATTCGCGCGAGCGAGGCCAGCGGTACGCTGGTGACGGTGTTGCAGCGGCTGGTGTCGTACCGGACGAAGCGGGAGCTGCTGAACAAGCGCGTCATGGGCGCGATGCTGTATCCGGTGCTGCTGATCCTGGCGTGCACGGCGGTGTTGTGGCTGCTTACCAATATCGTGGTGCCCGAGTTCAAGGATATTTTCCTGAAAGCGGGCATCCAGTACGGCGCTATGACGCAGACAGTGTTTAACATCTCGGATATCGTCGCGATTTACTGGTGGACGCCGTATGCGGCCGTGGTGGCCATCCTGGTGCTTTACGCTATTGCGGTGAAGAAGTCGCCGACCGCGAAGATGCTGTTTGACAACCTGAAGATCCGGCTTCCGATTGTGGGCGAGATCCTGCACAAGGGCGCGCTGGTCGACCTGAACCGGACGATGGCGTTGCTTATCCGCTCGGGCGTATCGATGATGCAGACGCTGGAGCTTACGCGATCGGCGGTGCGGAATCTTTACGTGGCGGACTCGCTCAAGGACGTCCGCGATTCTATCGAGCGCGGGGGGGGCATGGAAGGCCCACTGCGTAAGCACTCGGCGGCGATCCCGCCGGTGATGACGGACATGCTGGTGACGGGCGAAGACGCCGGCCGGGTGGACGAGATAGCGGACCAAATCGCGGATATCTACGAGGAAGAAGTGGAAATCAAGACCCAGACGCTGGGCGAGGCGCTCCAGCCGATTTTCACGGTCCTGGTGGGTGTTGCGGTAATCGTTCTGTTTATCGCCTTGTTCCTGCCGCTGATCACTTCGATGGATCAGCTGGCCGGGAGCGCAGGCGTGTAA
- a CDS encoding prepilin-type N-terminal cleavage/methylation domain-containing protein, which produces MRRVRSNSGFSLFEMLVVLGVLGVVSTIGIGAFFNLTSAWRLTTSRLELGDSAASAIKAIRLDLADMPSARLTGEALRGVDVLNEEVRYEDLVRLEDDQLIIPVVQRDLEGKTRRAGIRYAVDRSEGKHVLRRYPAGIPDAPGQEVAAGVLSFEVHYLDGGAWRKAWSEPRNPEAVRVSVVLQGQSRPDEQLSRSVIIPIPVK; this is translated from the coding sequence ATGAGACGCGTGCGGTCCAATTCAGGATTCAGCCTTTTCGAGATGCTGGTGGTGCTTGGCGTTCTCGGGGTGGTTTCGACCATTGGGATAGGCGCCTTTTTCAATCTGACGAGCGCGTGGCGCCTGACGACGTCCCGTCTTGAGCTGGGCGATTCGGCGGCGTCGGCGATCAAGGCGATCCGGCTTGATCTGGCGGACATGCCATCGGCGCGCCTGACGGGAGAGGCGCTTCGCGGGGTGGACGTGCTGAACGAGGAGGTCCGGTACGAGGATCTTGTCCGGCTGGAGGATGATCAGTTGATTATTCCGGTGGTCCAGCGCGATCTGGAGGGTAAGACGCGGCGTGCGGGCATACGCTATGCGGTGGACCGGAGCGAGGGTAAACATGTGCTCCGCCGCTATCCGGCGGGCATCCCCGATGCGCCCGGCCAGGAGGTTGCGGCTGGCGTTCTGTCGTTTGAGGTTCACTATCTGGACGGGGGAGCGTGGCGCAAGGCGTGGTCGGAGCCCCGCAACCCCGAGGCGGTTCGTGTGAGCGTGGTGCTTCAGGGGCAAAGCCGGCCCGACGAGCAGCTTTCCCGCAGTGTAATCATTCCGATACCGGTGAAGTGA
- a CDS encoding helix-hairpin-helix domain-containing protein yields the protein MRTYKPHTTFAMAVRERGGQRGAALVLALSMLVLFGILGTCYLRYMNLTVVEGDMELRRVRAEQLAAAGIQVAVEALRQEVLQANRYVDRGVTREFSFNTYGAISHGDEGVSGEAIPGNPRLAIAGVTIHDESGRVNINHAPAEVLQRLMGIDAATARKIAEYAAPGGQGQPFLSLDELVTRNLLSQSQYDALNLSNFTVFSAPGSQPGAGYFNVNEASPAVLAAVLGLSEEQATRVKSAAGDGFTSLAAFGQAVASVTGAPATSVEGNSSLGLVSRCFRVVSEGRYAKLLDEGAYQAAAPNERGRYLSNSASGRVEAVVLFGDDGTYEILHWRRGRGDAGGDA from the coding sequence ATGAGAACGTACAAACCCCATACGACATTTGCGATGGCCGTACGGGAGCGCGGCGGCCAGCGCGGCGCGGCCCTGGTGCTGGCGCTTTCGATGCTTGTGCTATTTGGCATTTTGGGCACGTGCTACCTTCGTTACATGAATCTGACGGTGGTCGAGGGGGACATGGAGTTGCGGCGCGTGCGCGCGGAGCAGCTGGCGGCGGCGGGGATACAGGTGGCGGTGGAGGCGCTGCGCCAGGAGGTGTTGCAGGCCAACCGGTACGTTGATCGGGGGGTGACGCGCGAGTTTTCGTTTAACACCTACGGCGCGATCAGTCATGGGGACGAGGGCGTTTCGGGGGAGGCGATACCGGGGAACCCGCGGCTTGCGATTGCGGGGGTTACGATCCACGACGAAAGTGGCCGGGTGAACATCAATCACGCGCCGGCCGAGGTGCTGCAGCGGCTGATGGGCATTGACGCGGCGACGGCGCGCAAGATTGCGGAGTACGCGGCTCCGGGGGGGCAGGGCCAGCCGTTTCTTTCGCTGGACGAACTTGTGACGCGCAACCTGCTGAGCCAGTCGCAGTATGACGCGTTGAACCTGTCCAATTTTACGGTTTTTTCGGCTCCGGGGTCGCAGCCGGGCGCGGGTTATTTCAACGTGAATGAAGCATCGCCGGCGGTGCTTGCGGCGGTGCTGGGTCTATCGGAGGAGCAGGCGACGCGGGTGAAGTCGGCGGCGGGGGATGGTTTCACGTCGCTGGCGGCGTTTGGCCAGGCGGTTGCGTCGGTGACGGGTGCGCCGGCCACGTCGGTCGAGGGGAATTCATCGCTTGGCCTGGTTTCGCGTTGTTTCCGGGTGGTCAGCGAAGGCCGTTACGCGAAACTTCTGGACGAGGGCGCTTACCAGGCGGCTGCTCCGAACGAGCGGGGGCGCTACCTGAGCAATTCCGCGTCGGGGCGGGTGGAGGCCGTGGTTCTCTTCGGGGACGACGGCACGTACGAGATTCTCCACTGGCGCCGGGGGCGTGGTGACGCGGGTGGTGACGCGTAG
- a CDS encoding prepilin-type N-terminal cleavage/methylation domain-containing protein — MQFVVRTRKAPRVVCPRAGFTLIEMLVAISVIGVAVTVFMQMYTASMDLGKLSRNRQLASEIAREQLNLLIMNPSSYVWETSGANADGLFRIRTTADEPRAGMKVEAPPVAPFARPARARQEVVYDQYRWRAFGRLGQNEQFYEVFVDVRWTQSGKDHHLVLTGAVPKSAAISEGQR; from the coding sequence CGGGCCGGCTTTACCCTGATCGAAATGCTGGTGGCGATCTCGGTAATCGGTGTGGCGGTGACGGTATTCATGCAGATGTACACGGCCAGCATGGATCTTGGTAAGCTTTCGCGGAACCGGCAACTTGCGTCGGAGATTGCGCGGGAGCAGTTGAATCTTCTGATTATGAACCCGTCCAGTTACGTGTGGGAGACTTCCGGCGCGAACGCGGACGGGCTTTTTCGTATCCGGACGACGGCGGACGAACCGCGGGCGGGCATGAAGGTGGAGGCGCCTCCAGTGGCCCCGTTTGCGCGTCCCGCGCGTGCCCGGCAGGAGGTGGTTTACGATCAGTACCGCTGGCGGGCTTTTGGCCGGTTGGGCCAGAACGAGCAGTTTTACGAGGTGTTCGTGGATGTGCGCTGGACCCAGTCGGGCAAGGATCATCACCTGGTATTGACGGGGGCCGTGCCGAAGAGCGCGGCGATTTCGGAGGGCCAGCGATGA